A genomic segment from Bradyrhizobium sp. ISRA430 encodes:
- a CDS encoding haloalkane dehalogenase, producing MSQQAEIEIRNTSILGTTMAWREAGAQDAPVALFLHGNPTSSYIWRSILPLVAPVAHCIAPDLVGFGRSGKPDIDYRFFDHVRHLDALIDELGISSAYLVAQDWGTALAFHLAARRPDFVRGLAFMEFIRPMPTWQDFHHSEVAEEFEHAEAARAIFRKFRTPGEGEAMILQANAFVERVLPGGILRRLSDEEMSSYRAPFPTPESRRPVLALPRELPIAGEPADVYETLQSAHAALATSSYPKLLFTGEPGALVSPEFAERFAAPLKHCALVRLGPGLHFLQEDHPEAIGRSVAGWIAGIEAVRPQLAA from the coding sequence ATGAGCCAGCAAGCCGAGATCGAGATTCGCAACACGTCCATCCTGGGAACGACCATGGCCTGGCGCGAGGCGGGCGCCCAGGATGCGCCGGTCGCGCTGTTTCTGCACGGCAATCCCACCTCGTCGTATATCTGGCGCAGCATCCTGCCGCTGGTGGCGCCGGTGGCGCATTGCATCGCGCCCGATCTCGTCGGCTTCGGCCGGTCCGGCAAGCCCGACATCGACTATCGCTTCTTCGACCACGTCCGCCATCTCGATGCACTGATCGACGAACTCGGCATCTCCTCGGCCTACCTCGTCGCGCAGGACTGGGGCACCGCGCTCGCATTTCATCTTGCTGCGCGCCGGCCGGATTTCGTCCGCGGCCTCGCTTTCATGGAGTTCATCCGCCCGATGCCGACCTGGCAGGATTTCCACCACAGCGAGGTCGCGGAGGAGTTCGAGCACGCCGAGGCGGCGAGGGCCATCTTTCGCAAGTTCAGAACACCGGGCGAGGGCGAGGCCATGATCCTTCAGGCCAATGCGTTCGTCGAACGCGTGCTGCCCGGCGGCATCCTGCGCAGGCTCAGCGACGAGGAGATGTCGTCCTATCGCGCACCGTTCCCGACGCCCGAGAGCCGCCGCCCCGTTCTCGCCCTTCCCCGCGAACTGCCGATCGCTGGCGAGCCTGCCGATGTCTATGAAACGCTTCAGTCCGCCCATGCGGCATTGGCAACCTCGTCCTATCCAAAGCTGCTGTTCACGGGCGAGCCTGGCGCGCTGGTCTCGCCCGAATTTGCCGAGCGGTTCGCAGCTCCGTTGAAGCACTGCGCGCTGGTGCGTCTTGGTCCGGGACTGCATTTCCTCCAGGAGGATCACCCCGAGGCGATCGGCCGGTCGGTCGCGGGCTGGATCGCCGGCATCGAAGCGGTGCGCCCGCAGCTTGCGGCTTGA
- a CDS encoding GNAT family N-acetyltransferase, translated as MSIVWTDDLTAIDWDELSVLYRIAPLGNKAPADLALVFGNSMFRAFVYDSGRLVGAGRVLADGRDCAYLCDIAVHPDCQGQGLGRQIIERLLARCGSHRKIILYAVPGKEAFYERLGFRRMTTAMAIFEDQTHAYERGYLTAP; from the coding sequence ATGTCGATTGTCTGGACCGACGATCTCACCGCGATCGACTGGGACGAACTCTCCGTGCTCTACCGCATCGCGCCGCTGGGCAACAAGGCGCCGGCCGATCTCGCGCTGGTATTCGGCAACAGCATGTTCCGGGCCTTCGTCTACGATAGCGGCCGTCTCGTCGGCGCCGGCCGCGTGCTCGCCGACGGCCGCGACTGCGCCTATCTCTGCGATATCGCGGTGCACCCGGACTGTCAGGGCCAGGGCCTCGGCCGCCAGATCATCGAGCGGCTGCTTGCGCGCTGCGGCTCGCACCGAAAAATCATCCTCTATGCCGTGCCGGGCAAGGAGGCCTTCTACGAACGTCTCGGCTTCCGCCGGATGACCACGGCCATGGCCATCTTCGAGGATCAGACCCATGCCTATGAGCGCGGCTATCTGACCGCGCCCTAG
- a CDS encoding TetR/AcrR family transcriptional regulator — protein MPKPSLKDAILDAGLKVMFRTGYHGTSVRDVTAAAGAPQGSFTNHFRSKEAFASEVLDRYFGVTRGLVAQALEDTSLTPRARLRRYLDIITGRLEADGYGRGCLIGDLSLEATGSSEMLRTRLAEIFAEWRVPFAVCIAEAQERGEIASDFEPEELADFLLASWQGAILRMKVDRNPKALERFKSIAFQTVFKEST, from the coding sequence ATGCCAAAGCCCTCACTCAAAGACGCTATCCTCGACGCCGGCCTCAAGGTCATGTTCCGCACCGGCTATCATGGCACCAGCGTGCGCGACGTCACCGCCGCGGCGGGCGCGCCGCAGGGCTCCTTCACCAACCATTTTCGTTCCAAGGAGGCCTTCGCTTCCGAAGTGCTCGACCGCTATTTTGGCGTCACCAGGGGGCTGGTCGCGCAGGCGCTCGAGGATACCTCGCTGACACCGCGCGCGCGGCTCCGCCGCTACCTCGACATCATCACCGGCAGGTTGGAGGCCGACGGCTATGGCCGCGGCTGCCTGATTGGCGATCTCAGCCTGGAGGCCACCGGCAGCAGCGAGATGCTGCGCACGCGCCTCGCCGAGATCTTTGCCGAATGGCGCGTGCCGTTCGCCGTCTGCATCGCAGAAGCCCAGGAACGTGGCGAGATAGCGTCGGATTTCGAGCCCGAGGAGCTTGCCGACTTCCTGCTCGCATCCTGGCAGGGCGCGATCCTGCGCATGAAGGTCGATCGCAATCCCAAAGCGCTCGAGCGTTTCAAGAGCATCGCATTCCAAACCGTGTTCAAGGAGTCGACATGA
- the boxB gene encoding benzoyl-CoA 2,3-epoxidase subunit BoxB gives MNMNIMNVDYSTKIPNNVNLAEDRQVLKALEGWHPGYMDWWSDMGPEGFQESLVYLRTAYSVDPRGWAKFDYVRMPEYRWGILLAPQEEKRVVPFGEHYGEPAWQEVPGEHRAMLRRLIVIQGDTEPASVEQQRHLGKTAPSLYDMRNLFQVNVEEGRHLWAMVYLLQKYFGRDGREEADDLLRRRSGDADAPRMLGAFNEATPDWLSFFMFTYFTDRDGKMQLHSLAQSGFDPLSRTCRFMLTEEAHHMFVGETGITRVVQRTCDAMREAGISDPTDIAKVRALGVIDLPTIQKKLNLHYTLSLDLFGSEVSTNAANAFNAGIKGRYHETQIEDDHQLKNATYPVLKLINGEAKLVDEPALTALNMRLRDDYSQDCVKGMLRWNKVISTAGYDFKLTLPNVAFHRHIGEFKDVHATPDGILIDDATWAKRRDEWLPSASDGDFITSLMQPVTETGKFASWISPPKVGIDNKPGDFEYVKIES, from the coding sequence ATGAACATGAACATCATGAACGTCGACTACTCGACCAAGATTCCGAACAACGTGAATCTCGCCGAAGATCGCCAGGTGCTGAAAGCGCTGGAAGGCTGGCATCCCGGCTACATGGACTGGTGGAGCGACATGGGACCGGAAGGTTTTCAGGAATCGCTGGTTTACTTGCGCACCGCCTATTCGGTCGATCCGCGCGGCTGGGCCAAGTTCGATTATGTCCGCATGCCCGAATATCGCTGGGGCATTCTGCTTGCGCCGCAGGAAGAAAAGCGCGTCGTGCCGTTCGGCGAGCACTACGGCGAGCCGGCCTGGCAGGAAGTCCCGGGCGAGCATCGCGCCATGCTGCGCCGCCTGATCGTGATCCAGGGTGACACCGAGCCCGCGTCCGTCGAGCAGCAGCGTCATCTCGGCAAGACCGCGCCCTCGCTCTACGACATGCGCAATTTGTTCCAGGTCAATGTCGAGGAAGGCCGTCACCTCTGGGCGATGGTGTATCTGCTGCAAAAGTATTTCGGCCGCGACGGCCGCGAGGAAGCCGACGATTTGCTGCGCCGCCGCTCGGGTGATGCGGATGCGCCGCGCATGCTGGGCGCCTTCAACGAGGCGACGCCGGACTGGCTGTCCTTCTTCATGTTCACCTACTTCACCGACCGCGACGGCAAGATGCAGCTCCACAGCCTCGCGCAGTCAGGCTTCGATCCGCTGTCGCGCACCTGCCGTTTCATGCTGACGGAAGAGGCGCACCACATGTTCGTCGGCGAGACCGGCATCACCCGCGTCGTGCAGCGCACCTGCGATGCGATGCGGGAAGCGGGCATCTCCGATCCGACGGATATCGCCAAGGTCCGCGCACTCGGCGTGATCGATCTGCCGACCATCCAGAAGAAGCTGAACCTGCACTATACGCTGTCGCTCGACCTGTTCGGCTCCGAAGTTTCGACCAATGCGGCGAACGCCTTCAACGCCGGCATCAAGGGCCGCTATCACGAGACCCAGATCGAGGACGATCATCAACTCAAGAATGCCACCTATCCGGTGCTCAAGCTGATCAACGGCGAAGCCAAGCTGGTCGACGAGCCGGCGCTGACCGCGCTCAACATGCGCCTGCGCGACGACTACAGCCAGGATTGCGTCAAGGGCATGCTGCGCTGGAACAAGGTGATCTCGACCGCGGGCTACGACTTCAAGCTGACGCTGCCCAACGTCGCCTTCCATCGTCACATCGGCGAGTTCAAGGACGTCCACGCCACGCCCGACGGCATCCTGATCGACGATGCCACCTGGGCCAAGCGCAGGGACGAGTGGCTGCCGTCGGCCAGCGACGGCGACTTCATCACATCGCTGATGCAGCCCGTCACCGAGACCGGCAAGTTCGCCTCCTGGATCTCGCCGCCGAAAGTCGGCATCGACAACAAGCCCGGCGATTTCGAATACGTGAAGATCGAGTCGTAA
- a CDS encoding Rdx family protein, protein MSDVTIVYCRPCGYEKRAKEAAAALHEQLALESDLVPGKGGIFQLKLGDRIVASRSKGHFPGADEIVAAVAAARR, encoded by the coding sequence ATGTCGGACGTCACGATTGTCTATTGTCGGCCCTGCGGCTACGAAAAACGCGCGAAGGAAGCAGCCGCTGCGCTGCATGAACAGTTGGCGCTGGAGTCGGATCTCGTGCCGGGCAAGGGCGGGATCTTCCAGCTCAAGCTCGGCGACAGGATTGTCGCTAGCCGCAGCAAGGGGCATTTTCCTGGAGCTGACGAGATCGTCGCCGCCGTTGCCGCCGCGCGGCGCTGA
- a CDS encoding polysaccharide deacetylase family protein has product MKQLRNNVIRAGLGALYFSGAHHLLRPLLSGVGAIFMLHHVRPARDDAFQPNRHLEVTPDFLRATLCHLRSRDIDIVSMDELHERLVQGNFARRFAAFTLDDGYRDNLEFALPVLREFDAPSTVYVTSDFAEGIGRLWWIALEAVIAKAEQIDVQIGKAALRLDATTPAAKQAAFDRLHDWLRALPGEHDLKREIETLCTRYDVDMAALCRGLCLPWGEVTALAADPLVTIGAHTISHCNLAKQSEAIAAQEMAMSRARIEQALGLPVLHFAYPYGDREAAGQREFALAASAGFKTAVTTRPGMLFAENAGHMTALPRVSLNGNYQDTRILPVLTSGAATAMWNGLRRIAAA; this is encoded by the coding sequence ATGAAACAACTCCGCAACAACGTCATCCGCGCCGGGCTGGGAGCACTCTATTTCAGCGGCGCGCACCATCTCCTGCGTCCGCTTTTGTCGGGCGTCGGTGCCATTTTCATGCTGCACCACGTGCGGCCGGCCCGAGACGACGCATTCCAACCCAACCGGCACCTCGAGGTCACCCCGGATTTCCTGCGCGCGACCCTTTGCCACCTGCGCTCGCGCGACATCGACATCGTCAGCATGGACGAGTTGCATGAGCGGCTGGTCCAAGGCAACTTTGCTCGCCGCTTCGCCGCCTTCACCCTCGACGACGGTTACCGCGACAATCTGGAGTTTGCGCTGCCGGTGCTGCGCGAGTTCGACGCGCCTTCGACCGTCTATGTCACCAGCGACTTCGCCGAAGGCATCGGACGCCTGTGGTGGATTGCGCTGGAAGCGGTGATCGCCAAGGCCGAACAGATCGACGTGCAGATCGGCAAGGCCGCGCTTCGCCTCGATGCGACGACGCCTGCGGCAAAGCAGGCGGCGTTCGACCGCCTGCACGACTGGCTGCGCGCGCTGCCGGGCGAGCATGATCTCAAGCGCGAGATCGAGACACTCTGCACCAGATACGACGTCGATATGGCCGCGCTGTGCCGCGGCCTTTGCCTGCCCTGGGGCGAGGTCACGGCGCTTGCCGCCGATCCACTGGTCACGATCGGCGCCCACACCATCAGCCACTGCAATCTCGCCAAGCAGAGCGAGGCGATCGCCGCGCAGGAAATGGCAATGAGCCGCGCGCGGATCGAACAGGCGCTCGGACTTCCCGTGCTGCATTTTGCCTACCCCTATGGCGACCGCGAGGCAGCAGGCCAGCGCGAATTCGCGCTTGCCGCTTCCGCCGGTTTCAAGACCGCCGTGACGACGCGACCCGGTATGCTGTTCGCCGAGAACGCCGGCCACATGACCGCGCTGCCGCGCGTCTCGCTCAACGGCAACTACCAGGACACCCGCATCCTGCCGGTGCTGACCTCGGGCGCCGCGACCGCGATGTGGAACGGCCTACGCCGGATCGCTGCGGCCTGA
- a CDS encoding SDR family oxidoreductase, whose amino-acid sequence MFKNLFSLEGRVALVTGGSRGIGKMIAAGFLGAGAAKVYITARKAGPCEETAKELSAQFNGECIALPIDISALAGVELLAGEFKKREPKLDILVNNAGAAWGAKFDEFPESGWDKVMNLNVKSPFFLTKALAAPLRAAASAERPAKVINIASIDGIFVNPMETYSYAASKAGLIHLTRRMAVKLISDHVVVTAIAPGPFKSDMNRAARDHGDEVATRVPAGRIGTDEDMAGAAIYLASRAGDYVVGATIAVDGGIVYANPGIKGSGWDS is encoded by the coding sequence ATGTTCAAAAATCTGTTCTCGCTCGAAGGCCGTGTTGCGCTCGTGACCGGCGGCTCGCGCGGCATCGGCAAGATGATCGCAGCAGGCTTTCTTGGCGCCGGCGCGGCGAAGGTTTACATCACTGCGCGCAAGGCCGGGCCTTGCGAGGAGACCGCCAAGGAGCTCTCCGCGCAATTTAACGGCGAATGCATCGCGCTGCCGATCGACATCTCCGCGCTTGCCGGCGTCGAGCTGCTCGCGGGCGAATTCAAAAAGCGCGAGCCAAAACTCGACATCCTCGTCAACAATGCGGGAGCAGCCTGGGGAGCGAAGTTCGACGAGTTTCCGGAGAGCGGCTGGGACAAGGTGATGAACCTCAACGTCAAGTCGCCGTTCTTCCTGACCAAGGCGCTGGCAGCTCCCTTGCGTGCGGCTGCAAGCGCGGAGCGGCCGGCCAAGGTGATCAACATCGCGTCCATCGATGGCATCTTTGTCAATCCGATGGAGACCTACTCTTACGCGGCAAGCAAGGCCGGGCTGATCCACCTGACGCGGCGGATGGCGGTGAAGCTGATCTCCGATCATGTCGTGGTCACCGCGATCGCGCCGGGACCGTTCAAGTCGGACATGAACCGCGCCGCGCGCGATCACGGTGACGAGGTTGCGACGCGCGTGCCTGCAGGTCGGATTGGCACCGACGAGGATATGGCGGGCGCCGCAATCTATCTCGCCTCACGCGCGGGCGACTATGTGGTGGGCGCGACGATCGCGGTGGATGGCGGGATCGTCTATGCGAATCCCGGCATCAAGGGGAGCGGGTGGGATAGTTGA
- the boxC gene encoding 2,3-epoxybenzoyl-CoA dihydrolase, whose amino-acid sequence MAGEDRRLAGGATFIDFQTDPSRYRHWKLAVDGEVATLIMDVDENGALFEGYLLKLNSYDLGVDIELADAIQRLRFEHPEVKVVLLRSAKNRVFCAGANIRMLAGSTHAHKVNFCKFTNETRNGMEDSSENSGQRFITVVNGSAAGGGYELALATDHIILADDGSSAVALPEVPLLAVLPGTGGLTRVVDKRKVRRDHADFFCTIEEGVKGKRAVAWRLVDEIAPNSKLEARIAERAKEFAGASKRNGSGKGIALTPLKRTIDENSVRYGFVSVDIDRAARIATVAIKAPEASPPADIDGMMAQGASFWPLQVARELDDAILHLRINELEIAMLVFKSHGDRAHVLACDAFLEANKAHWLVNEIRHYWKRVLKRIDVTSRTLVTLVEPGSCFAGTLAELVFAADRSYMLVGTRQGDNRPPPAIELSAMNFGPYPMSHGLTRLESRFQADPSEVERAKGHTGEALDAEQAEELGLVTFALDDIDWDDEVRVFLEERASFSPDSLTGMEASLRFVGPETMESKIFARLTAWQNWIFQRPNAVGEEGALRRYGSGQKPKFDMTRV is encoded by the coding sequence ATGGCCGGGGAAGATCGTCGCCTCGCAGGCGGTGCGACATTCATCGATTTCCAGACCGATCCGTCCCGCTACCGGCACTGGAAGCTCGCGGTCGACGGCGAGGTCGCGACGCTGATCATGGATGTCGACGAGAACGGCGCCCTGTTCGAGGGCTATCTACTCAAGCTCAACTCTTACGATCTCGGCGTCGATATCGAGCTCGCCGATGCGATCCAGCGGCTGCGCTTCGAACATCCGGAGGTGAAGGTCGTGCTGCTGCGCTCGGCCAAGAACCGCGTGTTCTGCGCCGGCGCCAACATCCGCATGCTTGCCGGCTCGACCCACGCCCACAAGGTCAACTTCTGCAAGTTCACCAACGAGACCCGGAACGGCATGGAAGACTCCTCGGAGAATTCCGGCCAGCGCTTCATCACCGTGGTGAACGGCTCGGCCGCCGGCGGCGGCTACGAGCTCGCGCTCGCCACAGACCACATCATCCTCGCCGATGACGGCTCTTCTGCTGTTGCGCTGCCCGAAGTGCCGCTGCTCGCGGTGCTGCCGGGCACCGGCGGTCTCACCCGCGTCGTCGACAAGCGCAAGGTTCGCCGCGACCATGCCGACTTCTTCTGCACCATCGAGGAAGGTGTGAAGGGCAAGCGCGCAGTGGCCTGGCGCCTGGTCGACGAGATCGCGCCGAATTCCAAGCTCGAGGCCAGGATCGCCGAGCGCGCCAAGGAGTTCGCCGGCGCCTCGAAGCGCAACGGCAGCGGCAAGGGTATCGCGCTGACGCCGCTCAAGCGGACGATCGACGAGAACAGCGTCCGCTACGGCTTCGTCAGCGTCGACATCGACCGCGCCGCCCGCATTGCCACCGTCGCGATCAAGGCTCCGGAGGCCTCACCGCCCGCCGATATCGACGGCATGATGGCGCAGGGTGCCTCGTTCTGGCCGCTTCAGGTCGCGCGCGAGCTCGATGACGCCATCCTGCATCTGCGCATCAACGAGCTCGAGATCGCCATGCTGGTGTTCAAGAGCCATGGCGACCGCGCCCATGTGCTCGCCTGCGACGCGTTCCTCGAAGCCAACAAGGCGCACTGGCTCGTCAACGAGATCCGCCACTACTGGAAGCGTGTCTTGAAGCGCATCGACGTCACCTCGCGCACGCTGGTGACGCTGGTCGAGCCCGGCTCCTGCTTTGCTGGTACGCTCGCCGAGCTCGTCTTCGCCGCCGACCGCTCCTACATGCTGGTCGGCACGCGCCAAGGCGACAACCGCCCGCCGCCCGCGATCGAGCTTTCCGCGATGAATTTTGGCCCGTATCCGATGAGCCACGGGCTGACGCGGCTCGAGTCGCGCTTCCAGGCAGATCCGTCCGAGGTCGAACGCGCCAAGGGCCATACCGGCGAGGCGCTCGACGCCGAGCAGGCCGAGGAGCTCGGCCTTGTCACCTTCGCGCTCGACGACATCGACTGGGATGACGAGGTCCGCGTCTTCCTCGAGGAGCGCGCCAGCTTCTCGCCCGACAGCCTCACCGGTATGGAAGCGAGCCTGCGCTTCGTCGGCCCGGAGACGATGGAGTCAAAGATCTTCGCGCGTCTGACTGCGTGGCAGAACTGGATCTTCCAGCGCCCCAATGCCGTCGGCGAGGAAGGCGCACTGCGCCGCTACGGCAGCGGACAGAAGCCGAAATTCGATATGACGCGGGTATAG
- a CDS encoding OmpA family protein yields the protein MQKLFKWASKWWPGLIPLAVMWGFAAWNNTLPVEADLSARSSAALKGTVLDKTRIAVDGRDVSLAADAFSEEGRRDAVMAVENVPGVRLVDDATRLVPEAKPFVWNAERDVVRVTLSGSAPLPAMKARLVEAARKELGGVEVADQMGLARGAPPRFEAAAMLLLDQIGKLKEGKITISDTKISLSGMARDLGGREAIAVALKNLPEGFSIAANEVKAPPYIFQAYKDPVAATLTLTGYVPDDNVHAAIASSASRRFFTEKVVDNLKSSIGAPSSFSTAVVAALGALSRLSTGTLVVSDREVKLSGDALYEGAANDIRAGLGKDFPKTWQYKPEITVKPAAGPVDGTVCQQLFSELLGKGKIRFEPKRANIDPDSAGILDHLIETALRCPTTNIEVAGHTDADGEDSFNQALSEKRAQAVIDYLVKAGLPATRFTAVGYGATQPVAGNDTDDGKAQNRRIEFLVR from the coding sequence ATGCAGAAGCTTTTCAAGTGGGCCAGCAAATGGTGGCCGGGGCTGATCCCCTTGGCCGTCATGTGGGGATTTGCGGCCTGGAATAACACCTTGCCGGTCGAAGCCGACCTGTCGGCCCGAAGCAGCGCCGCGCTCAAGGGCACCGTTCTGGACAAGACCCGGATTGCCGTCGACGGCCGCGATGTCAGCCTGGCCGCGGATGCCTTCTCCGAGGAGGGCCGCCGCGATGCGGTGATGGCGGTCGAGAACGTTCCAGGCGTTCGCCTCGTCGACGACGCGACCCGCCTCGTTCCCGAGGCCAAGCCCTTCGTCTGGAACGCCGAGCGCGACGTGGTCCGGGTGACGCTGTCGGGCAGCGCGCCGTTGCCGGCGATGAAGGCGCGGCTCGTGGAGGCGGCGCGCAAGGAGCTCGGCGGGGTCGAGGTGGCCGATCAGATGGGGCTGGCGCGCGGCGCGCCACCGCGGTTCGAGGCGGCCGCGATGCTCCTGCTCGACCAGATCGGCAAGCTCAAGGAAGGCAAGATCACGATCTCCGACACCAAGATCAGCCTGTCGGGCATGGCCCGGGACCTCGGCGGCCGCGAGGCGATCGCGGTGGCGTTGAAGAACCTGCCCGAAGGTTTTTCAATCGCCGCGAACGAGGTCAAGGCACCGCCCTATATCTTCCAGGCCTACAAGGATCCGGTCGCCGCGACGCTGACGCTGACCGGCTACGTGCCTGACGACAACGTGCACGCGGCCATCGCAAGCAGCGCCTCGCGAAGGTTCTTCACCGAAAAGGTCGTCGACAATCTCAAGTCCAGCATCGGGGCGCCTAGCTCCTTCAGCACTGCGGTGGTCGCAGCCCTCGGCGCGCTGTCGCGGCTGTCGACCGGCACACTTGTGGTGTCCGACCGCGAGGTGAAGCTGTCGGGCGATGCGCTGTATGAAGGCGCGGCCAACGATATTCGCGCCGGTCTCGGCAAGGATTTTCCAAAGACCTGGCAGTACAAGCCGGAAATAACGGTGAAGCCTGCGGCGGGCCCGGTCGACGGCACCGTCTGCCAGCAATTGTTCTCGGAGCTCCTGGGCAAGGGCAAGATTCGCTTCGAGCCGAAGCGCGCCAACATCGATCCGGACTCTGCAGGCATTCTCGACCATCTCATCGAGACGGCGCTGCGTTGTCCGACCACCAATATCGAGGTTGCCGGCCACACCGATGCCGATGGCGAGGATTCCTTCAACCAGGCCCTCTCGGAAAAGCGCGCGCAGGCGGTGATCGACTATCTGGTCAAGGCCGGCCTGCCGGCGACCCGCTTCACCGCGGTCGGCTATGGCGCGACGCAGCCCGTCGCCGGCAACGACACCGATGATGGCAAGGCGCAGAACCGCCGCATCGAATTTCTGGTGAGGTGA
- a CDS encoding alpha/beta hydrolase: MTNLTPTGFLSIDGASLEYKWLAPQVQDAPTIVMLHEGLGSVGLWNDFPEKLQQATGAGMFVYSRAGYGQSSPVKLPRPLDYMQREALDVLPKVLDAIGFKRGLLLGHSDGGSIAAIYAGSHQDHRLGGLVLLAPHFIVEDISVQSIAAIKTAYETTDLKAKLARWHKDVDNAFYGWNGAWLDPKFRNWDISEYLAYIRVPVMVLQGVDDQYGTLRQVEIAQAECYCPVDLKVISGAGHSPHREAPGATLDAIVQFATAALRDDQSLQGRAA, encoded by the coding sequence ATGACCAACCTCACCCCCACCGGCTTCCTCAGCATCGATGGCGCCAGCCTCGAATACAAATGGCTCGCGCCACAAGTCCAGGACGCGCCGACCATTGTCATGCTGCATGAAGGGCTCGGCTCGGTCGGGCTCTGGAATGATTTTCCCGAGAAGCTGCAGCAGGCCACCGGCGCCGGCATGTTCGTCTACTCGCGCGCGGGCTATGGCCAGTCGAGCCCCGTGAAGCTGCCGCGGCCGCTCGACTACATGCAGCGCGAGGCGCTGGACGTGCTGCCGAAGGTGCTCGACGCAATCGGGTTCAAGCGCGGCCTGCTGCTCGGCCATTCCGACGGCGGCTCGATCGCGGCGATCTATGCCGGCTCGCACCAGGATCACCGGCTGGGCGGCCTCGTGCTGCTGGCGCCGCATTTCATCGTCGAGGATATCTCGGTGCAGTCGATCGCCGCGATCAAGACGGCCTACGAGACCACGGACCTGAAGGCCAAACTCGCGCGCTGGCACAAGGATGTCGACAACGCCTTCTATGGCTGGAACGGCGCTTGGCTCGATCCAAAATTCCGCAACTGGGACATCTCCGAGTACCTCGCCTACATCCGCGTCCCTGTGATGGTCCTGCAGGGTGTCGATGATCAATACGGGACACTGCGTCAGGTCGAGATCGCGCAGGCAGAATGTTATTGCCCGGTAGATTTGAAAGTCATTTCAGGCGCGGGGCATTCGCCGCATCGCGAAGCGCCGGGTGCGACGCTTGACGCGATTGTCCAGTTTGCAACGGCGGCCCTGCGCGACGACCAGAGTCTTCAGGGACGGGCCGCTTGA